A single region of the Bacteroides intestinalis DSM 17393 genome encodes:
- a CDS encoding RagB/SusD family nutrient uptake outer membrane protein, with product MKKLKYTLIALLVLCMTGCNESSFLEEDPRASLYPENLLVDYSGFQSMVTSFYGMMRNEYRRADALGGGLPLVLHSAWGCGVDNSWSNNSHSDFKYMYYPSQINQTDLRIFQNIFQWCYRIINTANMVISRAEGSGIDWKGTETEAAAHKNKIIAQARFFRAWAYRHLTYSFGAVPLSTEEITGMNYRNDWERNSVESIREVMEQDFVFAMNNLPLREESNSKISGAMARHYLGELYLAMDQPSKAVEVLKPLTEGSEYSLITNRFGKNSANPGCPFIDVFRTPMYADGNTEVLYAFVNTEPENSAFGTAEVYMKSTYKNYYSNDGVINKSNKYDPDYTSGAATWPQVFWINNGGKGAGRCVPSRGAFRLYNYKDQGTQDDRVSDHAVVWTINEKGADGKITEFLNNGKMVVDTTVTAAMLDDNKTTIKKYNWPTTRKWDYVAPLLANGDKDGCYQDIVYLRLADTYLLYAEALLKNNQAGEAIKWINKVRNRSNAVSITEAELTAGGMDFILDERSRELLSEEERRHTLIRVSQEKGGDERDVNNYFKRRMRQLNEIAGRDARGMNSYDTPVLFPIPQEFIDSNTGRQLENNPGYL from the coding sequence ATGAAAAAGCTAAAATATACACTGATAGCACTACTCGTGCTCTGCATGACCGGATGCAATGAATCCAGCTTCCTGGAAGAAGATCCGCGTGCTTCACTCTACCCTGAAAATCTGTTAGTAGATTACAGCGGGTTCCAATCCATGGTAACCAGCTTCTACGGAATGATGCGTAACGAATACCGCCGTGCCGATGCACTCGGTGGTGGTCTGCCGCTCGTTCTGCACTCTGCATGGGGTTGCGGTGTGGACAATTCATGGAGTAATAACTCACACAGCGACTTTAAATACATGTACTATCCGTCGCAAATCAACCAGACGGACTTACGGATATTTCAGAACATCTTCCAATGGTGTTACCGCATCATCAATACGGCAAACATGGTGATTTCACGTGCCGAAGGCAGTGGTATCGACTGGAAAGGAACCGAAACCGAAGCTGCCGCCCACAAGAATAAGATCATCGCACAGGCCCGCTTCTTCCGCGCATGGGCTTACCGTCATCTGACGTATTCATTCGGTGCCGTACCTTTGTCCACCGAAGAAATTACAGGTATGAACTACCGTAACGACTGGGAGCGCAATTCCGTAGAATCCATCCGTGAAGTCATGGAGCAGGACTTTGTTTTCGCCATGAACAATTTACCGTTGCGTGAAGAAAGCAACAGCAAGATTTCAGGAGCCATGGCACGCCATTATCTGGGTGAACTATACCTGGCAATGGACCAGCCCTCCAAGGCAGTCGAAGTTTTGAAGCCGCTGACAGAAGGTTCCGAATACAGTTTGATAACCAACCGTTTCGGCAAGAACTCCGCCAATCCAGGCTGTCCGTTCATCGACGTATTCCGCACACCGATGTATGCGGACGGAAACACAGAGGTTTTATATGCTTTTGTCAACACGGAACCGGAAAACAGCGCGTTCGGTACAGCCGAAGTTTACATGAAGAGTACATATAAAAATTATTACTCCAACGATGGTGTCATCAACAAGAGCAACAAGTACGATCCCGACTATACAAGCGGTGCAGCCACTTGGCCTCAGGTGTTCTGGATAAACAACGGTGGTAAAGGTGCCGGACGTTGCGTGCCTTCAAGAGGTGCTTTCCGCCTCTACAACTATAAAGATCAGGGAACTCAGGACGACCGTGTATCCGATCATGCAGTGGTATGGACTATTAACGAAAAGGGTGCCGACGGCAAGATTACGGAATTCCTTAATAACGGTAAGATGGTGGTAGACACCACTGTAACCGCCGCTATGCTGGATGATAATAAGACAACCATCAAGAAGTATAACTGGCCCACTACCCGCAAATGGGATTACGTGGCACCGTTGCTGGCAAATGGTGACAAGGATGGATGTTATCAGGATATTGTTTATCTCCGCCTCGCCGACACGTACTTGCTTTATGCGGAAGCCTTACTGAAAAACAACCAGGCAGGTGAAGCCATCAAATGGATTAACAAGGTACGCAATCGTTCCAATGCAGTCAGCATCACAGAAGCTGAACTTACCGCAGGAGGTATGGATTTCATTCTGGACGAACGTAGCCGTGAACTTCTTTCCGAAGAAGAACGCCGTCACACCCTGATTCGCGTAAGTCAGGAGAAAGGTGGAGATGAACGTGATGTGAACAATTACTTCAAACGCCGTATGCGACAGTTGAATGAGATTGCAGGACGCGATGCACGAGGCATGAATTCGTATGATACGCCTGTGTTGTTCCCGATTCCGCAAGAGTTCATAGATTCCAATACAGGTCGCCAGTTGGAGAATAATCCGGGGTACTTATAA
- a CDS encoding SusC/RagA family TonB-linked outer membrane protein has product MKRKEKRSCRLILACCALLLFISVNAFAQQQVTVTGNVKDEKGEPIIGANVIVKGTGTGSVTNVEGDFSLANVQNGSTLEISFIGYLNQDVKVNGTKPVSIILKEDTKMLDEVVVVGYGVQRKSDMTGAVASVNTKTLENRPQTNIIQSLQGAVPGLNISVTGTNAEGSSTKTRIRGENSITADNKPLVILDGIPFDGPWSEINPNDIESIEVLKDASSAAIYGARGSNGVILISSKRGEKGKLTVSYDTYITIDNPINFPNLMNGAEFWKYKTEALKDANTTPPTESNPEPWMGSMTATELRMHEAGMDTDWLELATRTGFKQQHNISFRGGVNKTNYFVSLNYTDVKGTAVGNQFKRYNIRFNLDQEFTSWFKFSTSTQLGRYDRSGSSASFSRAFRMNPLAEAYDEEGNIRSAAWEDSSEAFSVNPLSSLNNKSNDIRSKVITNNVVEIKLPFVPGLSYKLNTGYTYQNSSWKQYQGMDTYYGARSNGILNTDDWHSQEWILENIITYTREFGKHRIFFTGLYSAQSYEKEGNGMEGKDFPNDVMYYYQISKAATMSGSSSYTKQNHISQMARLNYSYDSRYLLTLTARRDGYSAFGSQSKFGIFPSMAIGWNISNEHFFQTSPLAKVVSNLKYRLSWGKNGNEAVGAYTTLPDLSTFNYLKDDHTPNYGFYPSKLASPSLGWETTQSINTGIDFQLWNGRIQGTFDMYWSKTSDLLLNRSIPTINGTGNITENIGETKNRGLELQITSNNIAKKDFDWSTTFNLSHYKTKIVNVGLYDANGNPMDDIGSRWFIGQPINVNYDYRFIGIWQITDPSNPNGQQDPNYRYSIPGYMKYHDKDGVNDITPADKEIIGSAIPKVTMGMTNTFRYKNVSLSVFLNAQLGQTANNWLYDVSHNSYRQNRLMVDFWTPENPTNKYPKNSLDTSVNPMSAGFYEKTDFLRVQDVTLAYRVPQRWLKKISLNRLEVYMNIKNLATWTSWTGLDPEFISDQQSTPQVRSFTFGLKLDL; this is encoded by the coding sequence ATGAAAAGAAAAGAAAAACGCTCATGCAGACTCATTCTTGCCTGCTGCGCTTTGTTACTGTTCATTTCGGTAAATGCATTTGCACAACAGCAAGTCACAGTCACCGGAAATGTGAAAGATGAAAAGGGCGAACCCATCATCGGAGCTAATGTCATTGTGAAAGGCACTGGTACAGGAAGTGTCACCAATGTAGAAGGAGACTTTTCATTAGCAAATGTACAGAATGGCAGCACTCTTGAAATCTCTTTTATCGGCTATCTGAACCAGGATGTGAAAGTCAACGGCACGAAACCCGTCAGCATTATCCTGAAGGAAGACACTAAGATGCTGGATGAGGTAGTAGTGGTAGGTTATGGTGTGCAGCGCAAGTCGGATATGACAGGTGCAGTTGCTTCCGTAAATACCAAAACACTGGAGAATCGCCCGCAAACCAACATCATCCAATCTTTGCAAGGTGCCGTACCGGGCCTGAATATCTCAGTGACCGGAACCAATGCGGAAGGCTCTTCCACCAAGACCCGCATCCGCGGCGAGAACTCCATCACGGCAGACAACAAACCACTGGTTATTCTGGACGGTATTCCCTTTGATGGTCCCTGGTCCGAAATCAATCCGAACGACATCGAATCCATTGAAGTATTGAAAGATGCTTCTTCGGCTGCCATCTACGGTGCCCGCGGTTCGAACGGTGTCATCCTCATCAGCTCCAAGAGAGGTGAAAAAGGCAAACTGACCGTATCTTACGACACCTACATCACCATTGACAATCCTATCAACTTCCCCAACCTCATGAATGGAGCTGAATTCTGGAAGTATAAGACGGAAGCATTGAAAGATGCCAATACCACCCCGCCCACAGAAAGCAATCCCGAACCGTGGATGGGATCTATGACCGCCACAGAATTGCGTATGCACGAAGCCGGCATGGATACCGACTGGCTGGAGCTGGCAACCCGCACCGGTTTCAAGCAGCAGCACAACATCTCCTTCCGTGGTGGCGTCAACAAAACCAACTATTTTGTCTCGCTGAACTATACCGATGTGAAAGGTACTGCCGTAGGCAACCAATTCAAACGCTACAACATCCGTTTCAACCTCGATCAGGAGTTCACTTCCTGGTTTAAGTTCTCTACCAGTACCCAGTTGGGACGCTACGACCGAAGCGGCAGCAGCGCTTCTTTCTCCAGAGCATTCCGTATGAATCCCCTGGCAGAAGCTTATGACGAAGAAGGCAACATCCGTTCCGCCGCCTGGGAAGATTCCAGCGAAGCTTTCTCTGTAAACCCCTTAAGCAGCCTCAACAACAAGAGCAACGACATACGCTCTAAAGTCATCACCAACAACGTGGTAGAAATAAAGTTGCCGTTCGTCCCCGGACTCAGCTATAAGCTCAATACCGGCTATACGTACCAAAACAGCAGCTGGAAACAGTACCAAGGAATGGACACTTACTACGGCGCACGCTCCAATGGTATTCTGAACACCGACGACTGGCACTCACAAGAGTGGATTCTGGAAAACATCATCACTTATACCCGTGAATTCGGCAAGCACCGCATCTTCTTCACCGGTCTGTATTCTGCACAAAGCTACGAGAAAGAAGGCAACGGAATGGAAGGCAAAGACTTTCCGAACGACGTGATGTACTATTATCAGATATCCAAAGCCGCCACCATGTCCGGCAGCTCCAGCTATACCAAGCAAAACCATATCTCTCAGATGGCACGTCTGAACTACTCATACGACAGCCGTTACCTATTGACACTGACTGCACGCCGTGACGGTTACTCCGCATTCGGTAGCCAATCCAAGTTCGGTATATTCCCTTCCATGGCTATCGGCTGGAATATTTCCAATGAACATTTCTTTCAGACAAGCCCGTTGGCAAAAGTGGTAAGCAACCTGAAATATCGCCTGTCATGGGGTAAGAACGGTAACGAAGCAGTAGGCGCCTACACTACATTGCCTGACCTTTCCACCTTCAATTATCTGAAAGACGACCATACCCCAAACTACGGTTTCTATCCTTCCAAGCTGGCTTCTCCTTCGTTAGGATGGGAAACTACACAATCCATCAATACCGGTATCGACTTCCAACTGTGGAACGGACGTATCCAAGGAACATTCGACATGTACTGGTCGAAGACAAGCGACCTGTTGCTGAATCGCTCCATCCCCACCATCAACGGTACGGGAAACATTACCGAGAATATCGGTGAGACCAAGAACCGTGGTTTAGAGTTACAAATTACTTCCAACAACATTGCCAAGAAAGATTTCGACTGGTCCACTACTTTCAACCTGTCGCACTACAAGACAAAGATCGTAAATGTAGGTCTCTACGATGCCAACGGCAACCCTATGGATGATATCGGTTCCAGGTGGTTCATCGGCCAGCCCATCAACGTGAACTACGACTACCGCTTCATCGGTATCTGGCAGATCACCGACCCGTCTAATCCGAACGGACAGCAAGACCCGAACTATCGCTACTCCATCCCCGGATATATGAAGTACCATGACAAGGATGGTGTAAACGACATCACCCCAGCAGACAAGGAAATCATCGGCTCGGCAATTCCTAAAGTAACAATGGGTATGACGAATACTTTCCGATACAAGAATGTCAGTCTGAGCGTATTCCTCAATGCCCAACTGGGACAGACAGCCAATAACTGGCTTTACGACGTATCTCACAACTCCTATCGCCAGAACCGCCTCATGGTAGACTTCTGGACACCGGAGAATCCTACCAACAAGTACCCGAAAAACTCACTGGATACTTCTGTAAACCCGATGAGCGCAGGTTTCTACGAAAAGACCGACTTCCTCCGTGTGCAGGATGTCACGCTGGCCTACCGTGTTCCTCAGCGTTGGTTAAAGAAGATTTCCCTGAACCGCCTCGAAGTATATATGAACATCAAGAACCTGGCAACCTGGACAAGCTGGACCGGCCTCGACCCGGAATTTATCAGCGACCAACAGTCCACTCCGCAGGTACGTTCATTCACATTCGGTCTGAAACTTGATTTATAA
- a CDS encoding DUF6377 domain-containing protein has product MKSGLFILIVCLLFPAYVCADTSKHALEENRKLLHSLDSLLEQQDLFVRVKEERIKQLKMQYSRVKDVKELYAMNRMVYLEYRVYDADSALHYINKNIQLAQQTNNRTWEVVSLLEQSFVLTSSGLLTEALKAVSDIQPEELPQNLRSEYFGRLCTLYSRLRDYSSENSQLSEHYNNLQKAFRDSVYLTATPDELRYWNCRAWLYMGTPEIEPVKQAFEENKQTLSNDSRKYSIATYNLSAIYRSENNESKYLENLILSAMADIRSVNGDIGSLQEIAEYLFKHGEIDRAYNYILYCSQKAMLFHNRVRIVKMSHLQNQIYKAYQEQSRTQQKRLQASLIAVSFLFLVLIGAFLFIRKQMRRLKEANLKLDSTNQKLSVNMDALSTAHQRLEEVNIQLKDLNTQLQEVNDQLRESNYVKEEYIGYVFNICSTYISKLEEFRKNINRKLKVGQIEDVKAMTDSSATASNELKEFYQNFDTIFLHLYPDFVGDFNALLLPEERIELKEGELLNTELRIHALIRLGITDSVKIADFLHCSAQTVYNNRLRTRNKSIIPKEDFINAVKKLGKYKA; this is encoded by the coding sequence ATGAAAAGCGGCCTCTTTATACTCATTGTATGCCTTCTTTTTCCTGCCTATGTCTGTGCGGACACTTCTAAACATGCTTTAGAAGAAAACAGGAAATTACTTCACTCTTTAGATAGCCTGCTGGAACAGCAGGATCTATTTGTCAGAGTAAAAGAGGAGCGCATCAAGCAATTGAAAATGCAGTATAGCCGGGTCAAAGATGTAAAGGAACTCTATGCCATGAATAGAATGGTCTATTTGGAGTATCGGGTTTATGATGCGGATTCCGCCCTACATTACATCAACAAGAACATACAACTGGCACAACAGACCAACAACCGTACCTGGGAAGTGGTCTCTTTGCTCGAACAATCATTTGTCCTCACCTCCTCCGGGCTACTGACCGAAGCCTTGAAAGCCGTCAGTGACATCCAACCGGAAGAATTACCCCAAAATCTCCGTTCCGAGTATTTTGGCAGGTTATGTACACTCTATTCCCGCCTCCGGGATTACTCCAGTGAGAACTCCCAACTGTCGGAACATTACAATAATCTCCAAAAGGCTTTCCGAGACTCGGTATACCTCACAGCCACTCCCGACGAATTGCGCTACTGGAACTGCCGGGCATGGCTCTACATGGGAACCCCGGAAATAGAACCCGTCAAACAAGCATTTGAGGAAAACAAGCAGACATTGTCTAACGACAGCCGCAAGTATTCCATAGCTACCTACAATCTCTCCGCCATCTACCGGAGTGAAAATAACGAGAGCAAATACCTGGAAAACCTCATTCTTTCGGCTATGGCAGACATACGGTCTGTCAACGGAGATATCGGCTCTTTGCAGGAAATAGCGGAATACCTATTTAAGCATGGAGAAATAGACCGCGCCTATAACTACATCCTCTATTGTTCCCAAAAAGCCATGCTTTTCCACAACCGGGTACGAATAGTCAAAATGTCTCATTTGCAAAACCAAATCTACAAAGCGTACCAGGAACAGAGCCGCACACAGCAAAAGCGTCTTCAAGCCTCCCTGATTGCCGTCAGTTTCTTATTTCTCGTACTGATCGGCGCCTTCCTGTTCATCCGCAAGCAAATGCGCCGGCTAAAAGAAGCCAACTTGAAGTTAGACAGTACAAACCAGAAGCTGTCTGTTAATATGGATGCCCTCTCTACGGCACATCAACGCCTGGAAGAAGTAAACATACAGCTAAAAGACTTGAATACGCAATTACAGGAAGTCAATGACCAGTTGCGGGAATCTAATTACGTAAAAGAAGAATATATCGGCTATGTATTCAACATCTGTTCCACCTACATCAGTAAGCTGGAAGAGTTTCGCAAGAACATCAACCGGAAACTGAAAGTAGGCCAGATAGAAGATGTAAAAGCAATGACAGACTCTTCCGCAACAGCCTCCAACGAACTGAAAGAGTTCTACCAGAATTTCGATACCATCTTCCTGCATCTCTATCCCGATTTTGTAGGTGACTTCAACGCCTTACTGCTACCCGAAGAGCGCATCGAACTGAAAGAAGGCGAACTGCTTAATACCGAACTGCGCATACATGCCTTGATAAGACTCGGCATCACAGACAGCGTGAAGATAGCGGACTTCCTCCATTGTTCCGCACAAACAGTTTATAACAACCGGCTTCGTACCCGGAATAAATCCATTATCCCGAAAGAAGATTTTATAAATGCTGTGAAAAAGCTCGGAAAATACAAAGCGTAA
- a CDS encoding tetratricopeptide repeat protein — translation MMGFFKSFFSGKQEKPETEKQKNDQKNFEIFKYDGMRAQRMGRPDYAIKCFTEALALQEDFETMSYLSQVYIQTNALSEAHELLERMAKQEPDHTSTFLTLANVCYLQEDYQAMADAAQKAIEIEEGNAMAHYLLGRAKQGMDDGIMSIAHLTKAIVLKDDFTEARLLRAEALIKMQQYKEATEDIDAILSQDPDEEAALLLRGKVKETTGQQEEAETDYRYVTELNPFNEQAFLCLGQLYIVQKKYPEAIALFDEAIELNPNFAQAYHERGRAKLLNGDTVGSAEDMKKGLELNPKEIQGISGQYDNQPRQTDVLGL, via the coding sequence ATTATGGGATTCTTTAAATCTTTCTTCTCCGGCAAACAAGAAAAACCGGAAACTGAAAAACAGAAAAACGATCAAAAGAACTTCGAGATATTTAAGTATGACGGCATGCGTGCACAGCGCATGGGGCGTCCCGATTATGCAATTAAATGCTTCACGGAAGCCCTTGCCCTTCAGGAAGACTTTGAAACCATGAGCTACCTGAGCCAGGTTTACATCCAAACCAATGCCCTCAGCGAAGCACATGAACTGCTGGAACGCATGGCAAAACAGGAACCGGACCATACCTCCACTTTCCTCACCCTTGCCAACGTATGTTACCTGCAAGAAGACTATCAGGCAATGGCAGACGCCGCACAAAAAGCTATTGAAATAGAAGAAGGAAATGCCATGGCACACTATCTTCTGGGCAGAGCCAAGCAAGGTATGGACGACGGTATCATGAGCATCGCCCATCTCACCAAAGCTATCGTACTGAAAGACGACTTCACCGAAGCCCGCCTGCTGCGTGCCGAAGCCTTAATCAAGATGCAGCAATACAAGGAAGCTACCGAAGATATCGACGCTATACTCTCCCAAGATCCCGATGAAGAAGCTGCATTACTGCTCCGCGGTAAAGTGAAAGAAACAACGGGACAGCAGGAAGAAGCCGAAACCGATTATCGCTATGTAACAGAATTGAATCCATTCAACGAACAGGCTTTTCTTTGCCTGGGACAACTTTATATCGTCCAGAAGAAGTATCCCGAAGCTATCGCACTCTTTGACGAAGCCATCGAACTGAATCCTAATTTCGCACAAGCCTATCATGAACGCGGTCGCGCCAAGTTGCTGAATGGTGACACGGTAGGCTCTGCAGAAGATATGAAGAAAGGATTGGAGTTGAACCCCAAAGAAATCCAAGGAATCAGCGGACAATATGACAATCAGCCAAGACAAACGGACGTTTTAGGATTGTAG
- a CDS encoding M48 family metallopeptidase, producing MKKTFMKWAFFMLCMAMTMPAMAQFNVKALKGAAKAVKAVTLTDAQMAEYVKEYIDWMDTHNQVCADDNEYTIRLKKLTEGLTDVEGIPLNFKVYYVIDVNAFACADGSVRIFSSLMDIMTDDELLGVIGHEVGHVAHKDSKNGFRTALLTSALKDGISSQGGTAAKLSDSQLGDLGEALVNSTYSQKQERSADDYGYEFLKSHGKNPWAMALSFQKLKKLQEEAGAQKSSKLNQLFSTHPDLDARIQRMEERATSEGIEKPAVTE from the coding sequence ATGAAAAAGACTTTCATGAAGTGGGCCTTCTTTATGTTATGTATGGCCATGACAATGCCTGCAATGGCTCAGTTTAATGTGAAAGCACTGAAAGGTGCGGCTAAAGCTGTTAAAGCTGTTACTCTGACTGATGCTCAGATGGCAGAATATGTAAAAGAGTATATCGACTGGATGGATACACATAATCAGGTATGTGCCGACGATAATGAGTATACAATTCGTCTGAAAAAGCTGACTGAAGGTTTGACGGATGTGGAGGGAATTCCTTTGAACTTCAAAGTTTATTATGTGATAGATGTCAATGCATTTGCTTGTGCTGACGGTAGTGTGCGCATTTTCTCGTCTTTGATGGATATCATGACGGATGATGAATTGCTGGGTGTAATCGGTCATGAAGTAGGTCACGTGGCACACAAGGACTCTAAGAATGGGTTCCGTACGGCATTGCTGACTTCAGCTTTGAAGGATGGTATTTCTTCACAAGGTGGTACAGCAGCTAAGTTATCTGATTCTCAGTTGGGTGACCTGGGTGAGGCTCTGGTAAACTCTACATATTCACAGAAGCAGGAGAGAAGTGCTGATGACTATGGATATGAATTCCTGAAAAGTCATGGTAAGAATCCCTGGGCAATGGCTTTATCTTTCCAAAAGCTGAAGAAATTGCAGGAAGAAGCCGGTGCACAGAAAAGTAGTAAGCTGAATCAACTGTTCTCTACTCATCCTGATTTGGATGCCCGTATCCAGCGTATGGAAGAACGTGCAACCAGCGAGGGTATTGAGAAGCCGGCAGTAACGGAATAA
- a CDS encoding RecQ family ATP-dependent DNA helicase, translated as MTAQPNSQLSILNSQLLKEYWGYDNFRGIQEDIINSIGEGKDTLGLMPTGGGKSITFQVPALAKEGLCIVITPLISLMKDQVQNLKKRGIKALAIYSGMSRQEIIVTLENCIFGNYKFLYISPERLDTEIFRTKLRKMNVSMITVDESHCISQWGYDFRPAYLKIAEIRDLLPGVPVLALTATATPEVVKDIQARLCFRQENVFRMSFERKNLAYIVRKTENKTGELLHILRRMPGSAIIYVRNRRRTKEITELLINEEITADFYHAGLDDATKDIRQHRWQTGESRVMVATNAFGMGIDKPDVRIVIHLDLPDSPEAYFQEAGRAGRDGNKAYAVILYAKSDKVTLHKRIPDTFPEKDYIKQVYEHLQYYYQMAMGDGLGCVREFNLEDFCRKFKYFPVPADSALKILTQAGYLEYTDEQDNASRLYFTVRRDELYKLRELGEDMDKLIQIVLRSYTGVFTDYTFINENSLAVRSGLTRQRVYDLLIRLSKMRVIDYIPHKKTPYIIYTRERVDRQHLQISRSIYEERKERYEARIQAMVDYVTTETVCRSRMLLRYFGEKNEHNCGICDVCLSHRAETPGLSSQQIKEEIKELLRKQPLTPADIASQIEADKEIISQCIRELLEDEDLKAENGIISLKA; from the coding sequence ATGACTGCGCAGCCTAACTCTCAACTCTCCATTCTCAACTCTCAACTTCTCAAAGAGTACTGGGGATATGATAACTTCCGGGGCATACAGGAAGACATCATCAATAGCATTGGCGAAGGCAAAGACACCCTAGGGCTGATGCCTACGGGCGGCGGAAAGTCCATCACATTCCAGGTGCCTGCACTTGCCAAAGAGGGGCTTTGCATAGTTATTACTCCTCTGATTTCTCTGATGAAAGACCAAGTACAGAACCTGAAAAAAAGAGGAATCAAAGCACTTGCCATCTACTCCGGAATGTCCAGGCAAGAGATTATCGTCACGCTGGAAAACTGTATTTTCGGCAATTATAAATTCCTGTATATATCGCCCGAACGGTTGGATACGGAAATCTTCCGCACCAAGCTACGGAAAATGAACGTTAGCATGATAACCGTTGACGAAAGCCATTGCATTTCACAATGGGGATATGATTTCCGTCCTGCCTATCTGAAGATAGCCGAAATACGTGATCTCCTACCCGGTGTCCCTGTGCTGGCACTGACTGCAACCGCTACTCCGGAAGTCGTGAAGGACATCCAGGCGCGGCTGTGCTTCCGGCAGGAAAATGTTTTTCGCATGAGTTTTGAACGAAAGAACCTTGCCTACATAGTCCGCAAAACAGAAAATAAGACCGGAGAACTTCTTCACATCCTACGCCGTATGCCGGGTAGTGCCATTATTTACGTACGCAATCGTCGGCGAACCAAAGAAATCACCGAACTTTTAATTAACGAAGAGATTACCGCCGACTTCTACCATGCCGGTCTGGATGATGCCACCAAGGATATACGTCAGCATCGCTGGCAGACAGGAGAAAGTCGTGTAATGGTTGCCACCAATGCTTTCGGCATGGGTATCGACAAACCCGATGTACGTATCGTAATCCACCTCGATTTGCCGGACTCTCCCGAAGCTTATTTCCAGGAAGCAGGACGTGCAGGACGTGACGGCAACAAAGCGTATGCCGTAATACTCTATGCCAAATCGGACAAAGTCACCCTTCATAAACGTATCCCGGACACCTTTCCGGAGAAAGACTACATCAAACAGGTATACGAACATCTGCAATATTATTATCAGATGGCAATGGGAGACGGTTTGGGATGTGTCAGAGAGTTCAATCTGGAAGACTTTTGCCGGAAGTTCAAATACTTCCCTGTACCTGCCGACAGTGCATTGAAGATTCTGACGCAAGCAGGATATCTGGAATATACCGACGAACAGGACAATGCCTCCCGTCTTTACTTCACCGTCCGCCGTGATGAACTGTATAAATTACGCGAACTGGGAGAGGATATGGACAAACTTATTCAAATCGTTCTGCGCTCTTACACCGGAGTATTCACGGATTACACCTTTATCAACGAGAATTCACTTGCGGTACGTAGCGGATTAACGCGACAACGGGTGTACGACTTGCTGATACGTCTATCCAAGATGCGTGTCATCGACTATATTCCACATAAAAAGACACCTTATATCATATACACACGCGAACGCGTAGACAGGCAACATCTGCAAATCTCCCGCAGCATATACGAGGAGCGTAAGGAGCGTTATGAAGCCCGCATTCAGGCAATGGTAGATTATGTAACGACCGAAACCGTTTGCCGCAGCCGTATGCTTCTACGCTATTTCGGAGAGAAGAATGAGCATAACTGCGGAATATGCGATGTCTGCCTCAGCCACCGTGCCGAGACTCCCGGGCTTTCCTCCCAACAAATAAAAGAAGAAATTAAAGAATTGCTTCGCAAGCAACCTCTGACACCTGCCGATATTGCCTCACAAATAGAAGCAGATAAAGAAATTATCTCTCAATGCATCCGCGAATTGCTGGAAGATGAAGATCTGAAGGCGGAGAACGGCATAATAAGTCTGAAGGCATAA